The following DNA comes from Bradyrhizobium sp. SK17.
ACCCTGGTTTGTGCCTACCCGAACGCCGGCCTGCCCAACGAGTTCGGCCAGTACGACGAGACGCCGGACTACATGGCGCGGCTGATCGGCGAATTCGCCGCTGCCGGCCTCGTCAACATCGTCGGCGGCTGCTGCGGCACCACGCCCGACCATATCGCGGCGATCGCCAGAGCCGTCGCCCCCCACAAGCCGCGCGTCGTGCCCGAGATCGAGCCGCGACTGCGGCTCTCCGGCCTCGAGCCGTTCACGCTGACCGACGCCATTCCGTTCGTGAACGTCGGCGAGCGTACCAACGTCACCGGCTCGGCGCGCTTCCGCAAGCTGATCACCGCGGGCGACTACACCGCGGCGCTTCAGGTGGCGCGCGACCAGGTCGAGAACGGCGCCCAGGTCATCGACGTCAACATGGACGAAGGCCTGCTCGATTCCGAGAAGGCGATGGTCGAGTTCCTCAACCTCGTCGCCTCCGAGCCGGACATCGCCCGCGTACCGGTCATGGTCGACTCCTCGAAATTCCACGTCATCGAGGCCGGCCTGAAGTGCATCCAGGGCAAGCCGATCGTGAACTCGATCTCGCTCAAGGAAGGCGAGGAGAAGTTCCTGCACGAGGCGACGGTGGCCAAGCGCCACGGCGCGGCCGTGGTGGTGATGGCGTTCGACGAGACCGGACAGGCCGATACGTTCAAGCGCAAGACCGAGATCTGCAAGCGCGCCTACGACATCCTGGTCGAGCGGCTCGACTTTCCGCCCGAGGACATCATCTTCGATCCGAACATCTTCGCGATCGCGACCGGCCTCGAGGAGCACAACAATTACGGCGTCGACTTCATCGAGGCGACGCGCTGGATCCGGCAGAACCTGCCGCACGCCCACATCTCGGGCGGCGTCTCCAACCTGTCGTTCTCGTTCCGCGGCAACGAACCGGTGCGCGAGGCGATGCACTCGGTGTTCCTGTACTATGCCATCAAGGCCGGCATGGACATGGGCATCGTCAATGCCGGGCAGATGATCGTCTATGACGACATCGATCCCGAGCTGCGTCAGGTCTGCGAGGACGTGATCCTCAACCGCGATCCCGGTGCCTCCGAGCGGCTGCTGGCGCTGGCGGAAAAATTCCGTGGCAAGGAGAAGCAGACCAAGGAGCAGGATCTCGCCTGGCGCGAATGGCCGGTCGAGAAGCGGCTCAGCCACGCGCTGGTGCACGGCATCACCGAGTACATCGAGGCCGATACCGAGGCCGCGCGGCAGAACGCGACGCGCCCGCTCGACGTGATCGAGGGGCCCTTGATGGCCGGCATGAACGTGGTCGGCGACCTGTTCGGCGACGGCAAGATGTTCCTGCCGCAGGTCGTGAAGTCGGCGCGCGTCATGAAACAGGCGGTGGCCTATCTGATGCCGTTCATGGAGGAGGAGAAGGCGCGCAACCGGGCCAACGGCGGCGCCGAGGGCCGCAACACGGCCGGCAAGATCGTGCTCGCCACCGTGAAGGGCGACGTCCACGACATCGGCAAGAACATCGTCGGCATCGTGCTCCAGTGCAACAATTTCGAGGTCATCGACCTCGGCGTGATGGTGCCCGCCAACAAGATCATCGAGACCGCCAAGGCCGAGGACGCCGACATCATCGGTCTGTCCGGCCTGATCACGCCCTCGCTCGACGAGATGAGCTTCCTCGCCGGTGAACTGGAGCGGCAGGGCATGAACGTGCCGCTTTTGATCGGCGGCGCCACCACGAGCCGCGTGCACACCGCCGTCAAGATCGACCCGAACTATCCGGGCGGCCCGGTCGTGCATGTCAATGACGCCAGCCGCGCGGTCGGCGTCGCCTCCTCGCTGCTGTCGACGGAGAAGAAGCAGGCCTATGCCGCCGAGGTTCGCGCCGAATACGCCAAGATTTCCGCGGCGCATTTCCGTGCCCAGGCCGACAAGAGGCGGCTGAAACTTCCCGACGCCCGCGCCAACAAGGTCACGATCGACTTCGCCGCGGCGCCGCCGAAGCAGCCGGCATTCCTCGGGCTGAAGAGCTTCGACGCCTATGATCTCGCCGAGCTCGCCGAATACATCGACTGGACGCCGTTCTTCCAGACCTGGGAGCTGGCTGGCCGCTTCCCGGCGATCCTCGACGATACCGTGGTCGGCGAAGTTGCACGCTCGCTTTATGCCGACGCCCGCAAGATGCTGGACCAGATCATCCAGGAGAAGTGGTTCACTGCCCGCGCCACCATCGGCTTCTGGCCGGCCAACGCCGTCGGCGACGACATCGCTGTTTATGCCGACGAGACCCGCACCAGGACGATCGCGACCCTGCACACGCTGCGTCAGCAACTCGAGAAGCGCGAGGGCCGGTTCAACGCCGCGCTGTCCGATTTCATCGCGCCAGTCGAGACCGGCGTGCCGGATTATATCGGCGGCTTCGTGGTCACGGCGGGGATCGGCGAGGACGCGGTCGCCGACCGTTTCAAGAACGCCAATGACGACTACTCGTCGATCCTGTGCAAGGCGCTGGCCGATCGCCTGGCGGAGGCCTTTGCCGAGCGCATGCATCAGCGCGTGCGCAAGGAGTTCTGGGCCTACGCGTCCGGCGAGGCCCTGTCGGCGGACGAACTGATCCTGGAGAAATACGACGGCATCCGTCCGGCGCCGGGTTATCCGGCGCAGCCCGACCACACCGAGAAGCAGACCTTATTCAAGCTGCTCGATGCCGAGAACACCGCTGGCGTGACGCTGACCGAGAGCTTTGCGATGTGGCCGGGCTCGTCGGTTTCCGGGCTCTACTTCAGCCATCCCGAAAGCTTCTATTTCGGCGTCGGCAAGATCGAGCGCGACCAGGTCGAGGACTATGCCGCCCGCAAGGCCATGACGGTCGCCGAGATCGAGCGCTGGCTGGCGCCGATCCTGAACTACATCCCATCGCAGGAAGCTGCCAAGGAGACCGTGATCGCACCGGCCGCGACGCCCGCCAATGACGAGACATCCAAGGAACTGGCCTCCAAGGAACTGGCCTCGCACCCGGCCGGCTGCACCTGCGGCGTGCATCTGGCGTGGCGGAAGAAGAAGGTGGGGGCGGGGTAGCTCTTTCCTCCCTTCTCCCCTTGTGGGAGAAGGTGTCGCGGACATTGTCCGCGACGGATGAGGGGTCTTTGTCCGCGGAGACAGGCCCTTCACCCGTCCGCGATGCCGCCGCATCGCGTCCCCCTCTCCCACAAGGGGAGAGGGAAGAAGAATGGAGCGCGTGCCCCATGCAGTTCTTCTCCTTCTGGCGATCGCTGGCGAGCTTTCGGGTACGGATCGCGCTCAACCTCAAGCAGGTGCCGACTGAGGCCG
Coding sequences within:
- the metH gene encoding methionine synthase — protein: MTIAVSAKRTALLAAARERILVLDGAMGTVIQGLLFDEAAFRGERFKDFHRDIKGNNDVLILTQAKAIEDIHAAYLRAGADIVATNTFSSTSIAQADYDMSELAYELNLQGARLARAAADRVSAEDGRERFVAGALGPTNRTASISPDVANPGYRAVTFDDLRKAYREQASGLLDGGADMLLVETIFDTLNAKAALYAIAELMEERGIDVPVMISGTITDKSGRLLSGQLPEAFWHSVKHARPITIGFNCALGAEDLRGHIADIGRVADTLVCAYPNAGLPNEFGQYDETPDYMARLIGEFAAAGLVNIVGGCCGTTPDHIAAIARAVAPHKPRVVPEIEPRLRLSGLEPFTLTDAIPFVNVGERTNVTGSARFRKLITAGDYTAALQVARDQVENGAQVIDVNMDEGLLDSEKAMVEFLNLVASEPDIARVPVMVDSSKFHVIEAGLKCIQGKPIVNSISLKEGEEKFLHEATVAKRHGAAVVVMAFDETGQADTFKRKTEICKRAYDILVERLDFPPEDIIFDPNIFAIATGLEEHNNYGVDFIEATRWIRQNLPHAHISGGVSNLSFSFRGNEPVREAMHSVFLYYAIKAGMDMGIVNAGQMIVYDDIDPELRQVCEDVILNRDPGASERLLALAEKFRGKEKQTKEQDLAWREWPVEKRLSHALVHGITEYIEADTEAARQNATRPLDVIEGPLMAGMNVVGDLFGDGKMFLPQVVKSARVMKQAVAYLMPFMEEEKARNRANGGAEGRNTAGKIVLATVKGDVHDIGKNIVGIVLQCNNFEVIDLGVMVPANKIIETAKAEDADIIGLSGLITPSLDEMSFLAGELERQGMNVPLLIGGATTSRVHTAVKIDPNYPGGPVVHVNDASRAVGVASSLLSTEKKQAYAAEVRAEYAKISAAHFRAQADKRRLKLPDARANKVTIDFAAAPPKQPAFLGLKSFDAYDLAELAEYIDWTPFFQTWELAGRFPAILDDTVVGEVARSLYADARKMLDQIIQEKWFTARATIGFWPANAVGDDIAVYADETRTRTIATLHTLRQQLEKREGRFNAALSDFIAPVETGVPDYIGGFVVTAGIGEDAVADRFKNANDDYSSILCKALADRLAEAFAERMHQRVRKEFWAYASGEALSADELILEKYDGIRPAPGYPAQPDHTEKQTLFKLLDAENTAGVTLTESFAMWPGSSVSGLYFSHPESFYFGVGKIERDQVEDYAARKAMTVAEIERWLAPILNYIPSQEAAKETVIAPAATPANDETSKELASKELASHPAGCTCGVHLAWRKKKVGAG